Proteins found in one Planctomicrobium piriforme genomic segment:
- the asnS gene encoding asparagine--tRNA ligase, whose amino-acid sequence MSAALSRIAPLLKSAAPGTTVTTAGWVRTRRDSKQGFSFVELNDGSCMANLQLVIDSGVPGYADVIKHVTTGSSLRVSGELKESPGANQRVELHVQSLELLGEADADKYPLQKKRHSFEFLREIAHLRPRTNTFGAIARVRNCVCRAIHDFFQQRDFLHVQTPLITTSDCEGAGEMFTVTTLLDPDREAKGFKPGEIDYSHDFFGKKASLTVSGQLEGEIFACAVGPIYTFGPTFRAENSNTTRHLAEFWMIEPEAPFYELVDDMQLAEDFIKFVIRACLEHCAEDMQFFNDRIDNTVLSTMQNILDHQFKRVSYTEAVALLEKSGKTWEYPVAWGINLQAEHERWLTEDHFKQPIIVYDYPRTLKPFYMYCNDDGKTVRAMDVLVPRVGEIIGGSQREHRLDVLESRLAESGLDPAAYWWYLDLRRYGSVPHSGFGLGLERMILLLTGMQNIRDVIPFPRTPKNAEF is encoded by the coding sequence ATGTCCGCAGCACTGTCGAGAATTGCACCGCTTCTGAAGTCCGCCGCTCCGGGAACCACGGTGACGACCGCCGGCTGGGTCCGCACCCGGCGCGATTCCAAACAGGGATTCTCGTTCGTCGAGCTCAATGACGGCTCGTGCATGGCGAACCTGCAACTGGTGATCGATAGCGGCGTCCCTGGCTATGCCGACGTCATCAAGCATGTCACGACCGGTTCCAGTCTCCGCGTCTCCGGCGAGTTGAAAGAATCTCCGGGCGCGAATCAACGGGTCGAACTGCATGTGCAGTCGCTCGAACTGCTCGGTGAAGCCGACGCCGACAAGTACCCGCTGCAGAAGAAGCGACACAGCTTCGAGTTTCTCCGCGAGATCGCTCATCTCCGGCCCCGCACGAACACCTTCGGGGCGATTGCCCGTGTGAGAAATTGTGTCTGCCGCGCGATTCATGACTTCTTCCAGCAAAGAGACTTTCTGCATGTGCAGACGCCGCTCATCACCACCAGTGACTGCGAGGGTGCCGGCGAGATGTTCACGGTCACCACGCTGCTCGATCCCGACCGCGAAGCCAAGGGCTTCAAACCTGGCGAGATTGATTACAGCCACGACTTCTTCGGCAAGAAGGCTTCGTTGACGGTCTCCGGGCAACTGGAGGGGGAGATTTTCGCCTGTGCTGTCGGCCCGATCTACACGTTCGGTCCCACCTTTCGGGCAGAGAACTCGAACACCACCCGGCACCTCGCCGAGTTCTGGATGATCGAACCGGAAGCTCCGTTCTACGAGCTGGTCGATGACATGCAGCTTGCGGAAGACTTCATCAAGTTCGTCATCCGCGCCTGTCTGGAACACTGCGCCGAGGACATGCAGTTCTTCAACGACCGCATCGACAACACGGTGCTGAGTACGATGCAGAACATTCTCGACCACCAATTCAAACGGGTCTCGTACACCGAGGCAGTCGCGCTGCTGGAAAAATCAGGTAAGACCTGGGAGTACCCGGTCGCCTGGGGTATCAACCTGCAGGCGGAACACGAACGCTGGCTGACGGAAGATCATTTCAAGCAGCCGATCATCGTTTACGACTACCCGCGAACGTTGAAGCCGTTCTACATGTACTGCAATGACGACGGAAAAACAGTCAGGGCGATGGACGTGCTTGTGCCCCGCGTGGGGGAGATCATCGGCGGCAGCCAGCGCGAGCATCGGCTGGACGTGCTGGAAAGCCGGCTGGCGGAATCGGGCCTCGATCCGGCGGCCTACTGGTGGTATCTCGATCTGCGCCGCTACGGCAGCGTCCCCCATAGCGGCTTCGGCCTGGGTCTGGAAAGAATGATCCTGCTGCTGACCGGCATGCAGAACATCCGCGACGTGATTCCATTCCCTCGGACTCCGAAGAACGCGGAGTTTTGA
- a CDS encoding MazG nucleotide pyrophosphohydrolase domain-containing protein codes for MNSDPQSLSLSGLQGLIRTMYSSKDEQRGVDGTFMWLMEEVGELAAALREGTPKELAYEFADVLAWLATIANVAGVDLEQAVMEKYGRGCPGCKQMVCACGVEEKP; via the coding sequence ATGAACAGCGATCCCCAGAGCCTGAGTCTCTCCGGGCTGCAGGGGCTCATTCGCACCATGTACTCGTCGAAAGACGAGCAGCGGGGCGTCGACGGGACGTTCATGTGGCTGATGGAAGAAGTGGGCGAACTGGCCGCTGCGCTCCGCGAAGGAACCCCGAAAGAACTCGCCTACGAATTCGCGGACGTCCTCGCCTGGCTGGCAACGATCGCCAACGTCGCCGGCGTCGACCTGGAACAGGCCGTCATGGAGAAATACGGCCGCGGCTGCCCAGGCTGCAAGCAGATGGTGTGCGCGTGCGGGGTCGAAGAAAAACCGTAA
- the yidD gene encoding membrane protein insertion efficiency factor YidD gives MAATDEHPTFSDLNPAEIPRVSLFKRAVRAVSQAISAGLIGLVYLYRVTAGPFLGGRCRFEPSCSEYFIQAVKKYGPVRGAVKGIWRILRCHPFCEGGVDPP, from the coding sequence GTGGCAGCCACTGATGAACATCCGACTTTTTCTGATCTGAACCCGGCAGAAATACCGCGAGTTTCCCTCTTCAAACGGGCAGTGCGGGCCGTTTCCCAGGCGATCTCGGCGGGATTGATTGGCCTGGTTTACCTGTACCGGGTGACGGCGGGGCCATTTCTGGGGGGACGCTGCCGATTCGAGCCCTCGTGCAGCGAGTACTTCATTCAGGCGGTGAAAAAGTACGGGCCGGTTCGAGGAGCGGTGAAGGGGATCTGGCGAATTCTCCGTTGTCATCCCTTCTGCGAGGGGGGAGTCGACCCTCCCTGA
- a CDS encoding PSP1 C-terminal domain-containing protein, which translates to MTVSEIVTTAYLVRHGAIPEVVRAGWSGEAPLTRGTSVVVETSRGPELATVLELVRPNGSAPTPDPESLFPILREASEADRTTAREQTRRARDEFSKWTQRITEWNLDLQLIDLEWTLDSSRFVLYVLNERGPECTKLALQAAAAGYGVVDVQPVSSDGLVTVPVEKKGGGGCGNCGSH; encoded by the coding sequence ATGACTGTTTCCGAAATTGTGACGACTGCCTATCTCGTTCGCCACGGTGCGATTCCTGAAGTGGTTCGGGCCGGCTGGAGCGGTGAAGCTCCGTTGACTCGCGGCACGAGCGTGGTGGTGGAGACATCCCGCGGGCCAGAACTGGCCACGGTGCTGGAACTGGTGCGTCCCAACGGAAGCGCCCCAACGCCTGACCCGGAATCACTGTTTCCAATCCTGCGGGAGGCGAGCGAAGCCGACCGGACGACCGCGAGGGAGCAGACTCGACGGGCACGGGACGAGTTCTCGAAATGGACTCAGCGAATAACAGAGTGGAATCTCGACCTGCAGTTGATCGACCTGGAATGGACGCTGGATAGCTCGCGGTTTGTGCTGTATGTGCTCAATGAGCGCGGGCCGGAATGCACCAAGCTGGCCCTCCAGGCTGCTGCCGCCGGATATGGCGTGGTGGATGTCCAACCCGTTTCGTCGGACGGTCTGGTGACCGTCCCGGTCGAGAAAAAGGGGGGCGGAGGTTGCGGGAATTGTGGCAGCCACTGA
- a CDS encoding aminotransferase class IV → MSLSVSEPVASLNGELIPFSEAKLPIYDLGVMQGATVTERLRTVAHRPYLVAEHLARLRNSLFATGIHMPLDSGPLEDVIAEVARLNCALIGPHDDLAVVIFVTAGQSLTDSNGLVDRSRGTVCVYTAPLPLAHWQPWYEHGLALVVPGIEQIPASSIPPQIKHRSRMNWFLADRVARQVDPHAMALLCDQNGFVTESSSGNLFVVRQNRLQTPRAETTLPGIAQAHVIELATHQGWQVERCDLTIEDVADADEVFMTSSTYCLVPVRSINGQSIGKALPGHVTKMLLDCWSAELGFSLSAQAARAGHDEPEA, encoded by the coding sequence TTGTCGCTGTCCGTCTCGGAACCGGTCGCCTCGCTCAATGGGGAACTGATCCCTTTCTCCGAGGCGAAGCTCCCGATTTACGATCTTGGCGTGATGCAGGGAGCCACGGTCACAGAACGTCTGCGAACCGTCGCCCATCGGCCGTACTTGGTGGCCGAACACCTGGCGCGGTTGCGGAATTCCCTGTTCGCAACAGGCATTCACATGCCGCTCGATTCCGGGCCGCTCGAAGACGTGATTGCGGAAGTCGCACGACTCAATTGCGCCCTGATCGGTCCGCATGATGATCTGGCGGTCGTGATCTTCGTGACCGCAGGGCAGTCTCTGACGGACTCCAATGGCCTCGTGGACCGCAGCCGAGGCACCGTTTGCGTCTACACCGCCCCGTTGCCGCTGGCCCACTGGCAACCTTGGTACGAACACGGGTTGGCCCTGGTCGTGCCAGGCATCGAGCAAATCCCGGCCAGCTCCATTCCTCCGCAGATCAAACATCGCAGCCGCATGAACTGGTTTCTCGCGGATCGAGTAGCCCGTCAGGTCGATCCCCACGCGATGGCGCTGCTGTGCGACCAGAACGGCTTTGTCACCGAGTCCAGTTCCGGGAATCTGTTTGTGGTGCGACAGAACCGCCTGCAGACTCCCCGCGCGGAAACGACGCTGCCTGGCATCGCCCAGGCACATGTCATCGAGCTGGCGACTCACCAAGGCTGGCAAGTCGAACGCTGCGATCTCACTATCGAAGACGTGGCGGACGCGGACGAAGTCTTTATGACATCGTCAACCTATTGCCTCGTGCCTGTGCGGAGCATCAACGGTCAATCCATTGGAAAAGCATTGCCGGGGCACGTCACGAAGATGCTGCTCGACTGCTGGTCTGCGGAGTTGGGATTTTCACTGTCAGCTCAAGCGGCCCGTGCAGGCCATGACGAGCCGGAAGCGTGA
- a CDS encoding RNA polymerase sigma factor produces the protein MEVDRRILDRCLRRQPGAWEEFVDRFIGVFIHVIRHTAHMRSVDLTPADIEDLCSEVFLTLLKNDFAVLRHFKGKSSLATYLSVVSRRVVVKSMTQRRKSEALGHTSVHPSALRSSGVELSPQAVDQEEVRALMNQLPPSEAAVIKLFYLDGLSYQEISKQLGIAENSIGPTLHRAKERLRQGKVSSAG, from the coding sequence GTGGAAGTCGATCGTCGGATTCTCGACCGCTGCCTGCGGCGACAACCAGGGGCGTGGGAGGAATTTGTCGACCGATTTATCGGGGTGTTCATCCATGTGATCCGGCATACCGCCCACATGCGGAGCGTCGATCTCACTCCGGCCGACATCGAAGACCTGTGCTCGGAAGTCTTTCTGACTCTGCTGAAGAACGATTTTGCTGTGCTGCGGCACTTCAAGGGAAAATCATCGCTGGCGACGTATTTGTCCGTCGTCTCGCGACGGGTGGTCGTGAAGTCGATGACCCAGCGGCGGAAATCGGAAGCTCTGGGGCATACCTCGGTGCATCCTTCCGCGCTGCGATCGAGCGGGGTAGAACTCTCTCCGCAAGCGGTCGACCAGGAAGAAGTCCGGGCACTGATGAACCAGCTTCCGCCGAGCGAAGCCGCCGTCATCAAGTTGTTTTATCTCGACGGGCTGAGCTATCAGGAAATCAGCAAACAATTAGGCATCGCCGAGAACTCGATCGGTCCGACGCTCCATCGCGCGAAGGAACGCCTGCGACAGGGCAAAGTCTCAAGCGCCGGCTGA
- a CDS encoding reverse transcriptase family protein, producing MGLFDILKRLLGFGPRPDTGPAAPPGQPAPPPESLPGPASATIAEPSPQKRASAREAHEQPARRVRVVLKPLRYQSNLIPTSSSQEIVSGKPYRFAGIGPQQGQFRDLSRDIDQRWLDYFGLPVLATPDDLAAWLNIPIGQLAWLTHRTSRGHRAESVKQSHYVYSWIAKRSGGHRLIESPKSDLKHAQEQILRGLLDHVPPHTAAHGFVPGRSILTNASPHVGQRFVLKFDLRDFYVTVRYSRVVAIFRSLGYSREVAIWLARLTTSSVPWGIKAPVKEWELAKYASRHLPQGAPTSPALANLSAFGLDVRLDGLAGAYGLEYTRYADDLTFSGPGTAIPALHELIPLIQKIIRAERFSSNWQKRRVLRNGQRQTVAGVVVNEKLNVSRRDYDSLKATLHNCRKLGPSTQNHKSHPEFASHLRGRIAHVRQLNPARGEKLLAIYQQIDWSK from the coding sequence ATGGGATTGTTCGACATTCTCAAACGCCTGCTGGGCTTTGGCCCTCGCCCGGACACAGGTCCGGCCGCGCCGCCAGGACAACCGGCACCACCCCCGGAATCTCTTCCTGGTCCCGCCTCGGCGACAATCGCAGAGCCGTCCCCGCAAAAAAGAGCTTCCGCCCGTGAAGCTCACGAGCAGCCGGCCCGCCGCGTTCGAGTGGTTCTGAAACCGCTGCGGTACCAGTCAAACCTCATCCCCACTTCGTCTTCACAAGAAATCGTCTCCGGGAAGCCCTACCGTTTCGCCGGTATTGGACCGCAGCAGGGGCAGTTTCGCGATCTCTCGCGCGACATCGATCAGCGCTGGCTCGATTACTTCGGGCTGCCGGTCCTCGCCACACCGGATGATCTCGCCGCCTGGCTCAACATCCCCATCGGCCAGCTTGCCTGGCTGACGCACCGCACCTCGCGTGGGCATCGTGCCGAGTCGGTGAAGCAAAGTCACTACGTTTACAGTTGGATCGCCAAACGATCCGGCGGGCATCGGCTGATTGAATCTCCAAAATCAGACCTCAAGCACGCCCAGGAGCAGATTCTGCGCGGACTGCTCGATCACGTTCCGCCACATACGGCGGCGCATGGCTTTGTGCCTGGGCGGTCGATTCTCACGAATGCTTCGCCGCATGTCGGTCAGCGATTCGTCCTGAAGTTCGACCTGCGCGACTTCTATGTCACGGTCCGCTATTCCCGGGTGGTCGCGATCTTTCGCAGCCTGGGCTACAGCCGGGAAGTGGCGATCTGGCTGGCCCGACTGACGACCTCGTCAGTCCCCTGGGGAATTAAGGCCCCCGTGAAAGAATGGGAACTTGCGAAATACGCCTCTCGCCATCTGCCGCAAGGGGCTCCCACTTCGCCGGCCCTGGCAAACCTGTCTGCGTTTGGTCTCGATGTACGGCTCGACGGGCTGGCCGGAGCGTATGGACTCGAATACACCCGATATGCCGATGACCTCACATTCTCCGGCCCCGGCACCGCCATCCCCGCCCTGCACGAACTCATCCCGCTGATCCAGAAAATCATTCGGGCGGAACGCTTCTCATCAAACTGGCAGAAGCGACGAGTGCTGCGGAACGGGCAACGCCAAACAGTCGCCGGCGTCGTGGTCAATGAGAAACTGAACGTTTCACGTCGCGACTACGACAGCCTCAAGGCGACTCTTCACAACTGCCGCAAACTCGGCCCGTCAACGCAGAACCACAAGTCGCACCCAGAATTCGCCAGCCACCTGCGAGGCCGGATCGCCCACGTCCGGCAATTGAATCCAGCCAGGGGTGAAAAACTCCTGGCGATCTATCAGCAGATCGACTGGTCGAAGTAG
- a CDS encoding SDR family oxidoreductase has translation MEVKDCVAIVTGGANGIGKAICRSFAAAGARHVIVADVDEHAARQLASEIHGSSIRCDVSRESDIQQAVELADKTCGGVDIFVSNAGITMKGGVEVPDEDWQRLWDVNVMAHVYASRAVLPQMLKREKGYLVQVSSAAGLLTEIGSAPYSVTKHAVVAFAEWLSVHYQKQGIRVSCVCPAGVATDFLDLEDPVHQFLHVTSVTPEHVAECLLQAMQYEQFLVLPHAAVGEFFAYKTQDYDRWLKNFARINEKLQKKIKKLREEGQQPKEN, from the coding sequence GTGGAAGTCAAAGATTGCGTGGCGATCGTGACCGGCGGCGCCAATGGGATCGGCAAGGCCATCTGCCGGTCTTTTGCCGCGGCTGGAGCCCGGCATGTGATTGTCGCGGATGTGGATGAACATGCCGCGCGACAACTCGCCAGCGAGATTCACGGCTCATCGATCCGCTGCGACGTGTCGCGCGAATCGGACATTCAGCAGGCGGTTGAACTGGCCGACAAGACCTGTGGAGGCGTCGACATCTTTGTCTCGAACGCCGGCATCACGATGAAGGGGGGCGTCGAAGTCCCCGATGAAGACTGGCAGCGGCTCTGGGACGTCAATGTCATGGCCCACGTTTACGCATCCCGGGCAGTGCTGCCGCAGATGCTGAAGCGGGAAAAGGGCTACCTGGTTCAGGTCTCCTCCGCCGCCGGACTGCTGACCGAAATTGGCTCTGCTCCCTATTCCGTCACCAAGCATGCCGTCGTCGCGTTCGCGGAGTGGCTGTCGGTGCATTACCAGAAACAGGGGATCCGGGTGTCGTGTGTCTGCCCGGCCGGAGTCGCGACCGACTTCCTCGACCTCGAAGACCCGGTCCATCAATTCCTGCATGTGACATCCGTGACGCCGGAACATGTCGCCGAATGCCTGCTACAGGCAATGCAGTACGAGCAGTTTCTCGTACTCCCTCATGCCGCCGTGGGTGAGTTTTTCGCTTACAAAACCCAGGACTACGACCGCTGGCTGAAGAACTTTGCGCGGATCAATGAGAAGCTGCAGAAGAAAATCAAAAAGCTGAGAGAAGAGGGGCAGCAGCCGAAAGAAAATTAG
- the purB gene encoding adenylosuccinate lyase, with protein sequence MSHTIYETPLNTRYASREMSGIWSAQTKHSLWRKLWVALAESEQELGLDITSQQIAELRANIDNIDFDVAARYEKQVRHDVMAHVHAYGDQCPSAAGIIHLGATSCYVTDNSELIQIRRSLELLRKRLVQAIDRLSTFAAKYRDLPCLGYTHLQPAQPTTVGKRATLWCHDLVLDLEEVEHRLATLKFRGAKGTTGTQATFLTLFKGDHAKVRKLDEMVAEKMGFAETYPVTGQTYTRKVDAQVLAVLNGIGQSAHKFGSDLRLLQSWKEIEEPKEDKQIGSSAMAYKRNPMRAERMCALARFAISLADNGDQTAAVQWMERTLDDSANRRLSLPQSFLAIDAVLILYRNIAEGFEVYPKVIARRLAEELPFMATEEILMAGVQAGGDRQQLHEQVRIHSVAAARQVKEHGLTNDLLKRLETDPLFSKVDLTGALDAKRFIGRSPEQVDDFIAEVVEPIRRKYPKDLAGTAEELRV encoded by the coding sequence GTGAGCCACACGATCTACGAAACACCCCTGAATACCCGCTACGCCTCTCGGGAAATGTCCGGCATCTGGTCGGCACAAACCAAGCACTCGCTGTGGCGGAAACTCTGGGTCGCACTGGCCGAATCCGAGCAGGAACTGGGACTCGACATCACGTCCCAGCAGATCGCCGAACTCCGGGCGAACATCGACAACATCGACTTCGACGTCGCCGCGCGATACGAAAAACAGGTTCGCCACGATGTCATGGCCCACGTGCATGCCTATGGCGATCAGTGCCCGTCGGCGGCCGGGATCATTCACCTGGGAGCGACTTCGTGCTACGTCACCGATAATTCGGAACTGATTCAGATTCGTCGCAGTCTGGAACTGCTTCGCAAGCGACTGGTGCAGGCGATCGATCGGCTGTCGACGTTCGCTGCGAAATATCGCGATCTCCCCTGCCTGGGCTACACCCACCTGCAGCCGGCCCAGCCGACCACCGTCGGCAAACGGGCGACGCTGTGGTGTCACGACCTGGTGCTGGATCTCGAAGAAGTCGAACACCGCCTGGCGACTCTCAAGTTTCGCGGGGCGAAAGGGACGACCGGCACGCAGGCGACCTTCCTCACGCTGTTCAAAGGAGATCACGCCAAGGTCCGCAAACTCGACGAAATGGTCGCCGAGAAGATGGGCTTCGCGGAAACCTATCCCGTCACCGGGCAGACCTACACCAGAAAGGTTGATGCCCAGGTGTTGGCGGTCCTGAATGGCATCGGTCAATCCGCCCACAAATTTGGCAGCGACCTGCGGCTTTTACAGAGCTGGAAAGAGATTGAAGAGCCCAAGGAAGACAAGCAGATCGGCTCGTCGGCGATGGCCTACAAGCGGAATCCGATGCGGGCAGAACGCATGTGCGCCCTGGCTCGCTTCGCGATCAGTCTGGCCGACAACGGGGATCAGACTGCGGCCGTCCAATGGATGGAACGCACTCTCGACGACAGCGCCAATCGGCGGTTGTCACTGCCGCAGTCATTTCTGGCGATTGACGCCGTCTTGATTCTCTATCGGAACATCGCCGAAGGGTTCGAGGTGTACCCCAAGGTTATCGCCCGGCGGTTGGCGGAAGAACTGCCGTTCATGGCAACCGAAGAAATCCTCATGGCCGGCGTGCAGGCGGGCGGAGATCGCCAGCAACTGCACGAACAGGTGCGAATCCACAGCGTCGCGGCGGCACGGCAGGTGAAAGAACATGGCCTGACGAACGATCTGCTCAAGCGATTGGAGACTGACCCGCTCTTCTCGAAGGTCGATCTGACCGGCGCGCTGGACGCGAAACGCTTCATTGGCCGCAGCCCTGAACAGGTCGATGATTTCATTGCCGAAGTGGTGGAGCCGATACGGCGGAAGTATCCGAAGGATCTGGCCGGAACGGCTGAAGAATTGAGAGTCTAG
- a CDS encoding diacylglycerol kinase, translating to MTTELFEEPRIKARRPAWRQRLVDAESGLREGIRADSTLFAFFFCAGVVVLTSIVLGLERWEWAILVLSLGFAFSAELLHQVLKQATAAYRRHFDAIFRLGTAAVVVAHLTAFSVSAILLWPHFSSLWRS from the coding sequence ATGACCACCGAGCTTTTCGAAGAACCTCGAATCAAGGCGCGCCGTCCGGCGTGGCGGCAGCGTCTCGTCGATGCCGAAAGCGGACTGCGGGAAGGGATTCGCGCCGACAGCACGCTCTTCGCCTTTTTCTTCTGCGCCGGCGTGGTGGTGCTGACCAGCATCGTCCTCGGACTCGAACGCTGGGAATGGGCGATTCTCGTCTTGAGCCTCGGTTTCGCCTTTTCGGCGGAACTCCTGCATCAGGTGCTCAAGCAGGCGACCGCCGCCTACCGCCGCCATTTCGACGCCATCTTCCGCCTCGGAACCGCCGCCGTCGTGGTCGCCCACCTGACCGCCTTCAGCGTCTCTGCCATTCTGCTCTGGCCGCATTTCTCTTCGCTCTGGCGAAGCTGA
- a CDS encoding tetratricopeptide repeat protein: MRPQHLLCLYLLLSCGCIRTAVVKFWEPADVDVSNMDRIVVLGFSGDQGESVASSLSGQLWENDFYTVVNAEELDSQFQVVSFSEDAEPALNEILGPARAEGIDGVLVGDVIEYKCEDKQVRKTPFKPGQDTVPVEGAREKVIEPRDVTLREGTVTVAFRLVDVESGEVRAQNQVTHNFQALVDSGAQIPSQSEVLEQLTQQCLNDIVQMLTPHEVASQMQLAQCDMWTKGRREVKEGMLKAQSGEWDAAEQNWLAAVEKEAGNHAALFNLAVVADHRQEYDRAEKLAMQALRLQYKDCYAAGLESIRQHRQAADKANAQRDAQIAKIFDDEWH, encoded by the coding sequence ATGCGCCCACAACATCTCCTCTGCCTGTATTTGCTGCTCTCGTGCGGATGCATCCGCACGGCCGTGGTGAAGTTCTGGGAACCGGCCGACGTCGATGTCTCGAACATGGACCGCATCGTGGTCCTTGGCTTCAGCGGCGATCAAGGGGAATCGGTCGCCTCCTCGCTCTCCGGTCAGCTCTGGGAAAACGACTTCTATACTGTCGTCAATGCGGAAGAACTCGACAGCCAGTTCCAGGTGGTCAGCTTCTCCGAGGATGCCGAGCCCGCCCTGAACGAAATCCTCGGCCCCGCTCGTGCGGAGGGCATCGACGGCGTCCTCGTGGGCGACGTCATCGAATACAAGTGCGAAGACAAACAGGTTCGCAAAACCCCCTTCAAGCCGGGTCAGGACACTGTGCCTGTCGAGGGCGCTCGGGAAAAAGTCATCGAACCCCGCGATGTCACCCTGCGTGAAGGCACCGTCACCGTCGCCTTCCGGCTGGTGGACGTGGAATCTGGCGAAGTGCGGGCACAAAATCAGGTCACGCACAACTTCCAGGCCCTGGTCGACAGCGGAGCCCAGATTCCCAGCCAGAGCGAAGTGCTCGAGCAACTCACCCAGCAATGCCTGAACGACATTGTGCAGATGCTCACTCCCCATGAAGTCGCCTCGCAGATGCAGCTGGCCCAGTGCGATATGTGGACCAAGGGCCGACGTGAGGTCAAAGAAGGCATGCTGAAGGCCCAGTCAGGCGAATGGGACGCCGCCGAGCAGAACTGGCTGGCCGCGGTCGAAAAGGAAGCGGGCAACCATGCCGCCCTGTTCAACCTGGCGGTCGTCGCCGACCACCGTCAGGAATACGACCGCGCCGAGAAGCTGGCCATGCAGGCTCTGCGATTGCAGTACAAAGACTGCTACGCCGCCGGCCTCGAATCAATTCGCCAGCACCGTCAGGCCGCAGACAAAGCGAACGCCCAGCGCGACGCCCAGATCGCCAAAATCTTCGACGACGAATGGCACTGA
- a CDS encoding DUF4870 domain-containing protein, producing the protein MSDFNPAPVSPEEQRVRTWAMALHLSQFATYLAPVAGIVAPIVIWQIQKDKMPELDIHGKIVVNWLISVIIYLSIGFVLTFVLIGIPILMLVSALAVIYPIIGGIKASQGEVWRYPGSITFF; encoded by the coding sequence TTGAGCGACTTCAATCCCGCCCCGGTCAGTCCGGAAGAGCAGCGCGTCCGCACCTGGGCGATGGCCCTGCATCTCTCGCAATTCGCCACTTACCTGGCTCCGGTCGCAGGTATCGTCGCGCCGATTGTGATCTGGCAGATCCAGAAAGATAAAATGCCGGAACTCGATATTCACGGCAAGATCGTGGTCAACTGGCTGATCTCTGTGATCATTTATCTGTCGATCGGGTTTGTGCTGACGTTCGTTCTCATCGGCATCCCGATCTTGATGTTGGTCTCCGCACTGGCTGTGATTTACCCGATTATCGGCGGCATCAAGGCGAGCCAGGGAGAAGTCTGGCGCTATCCCGGCTCGATCACGTTCTTCTAG